The Phaeobacter sp. A36a-5a genome contains a region encoding:
- a CDS encoding flagellar hook capping FlgD N-terminal domain-containing protein codes for MTTVSGAAAPQQQQAATAAPEPKKATGIASDFETFLKMLTAQARYQDPLEPIDSTEYSAQLAQFSMVEQQVQGNEVLEGIQAQLGLANMAAMSGWVGMETRSAAPAYFDGTNPVTVSPNPAQIADTVHLVVKDDSGKEVQRISLPVTAEPYQWQGIDDDGYAFDAGSYSFTLESQKNGEIVLSDTAETYTRVKETQMRGNEVALILEGGSAILASSVTALREPTAPAV; via the coding sequence ATGACAACTGTATCGGGTGCTGCGGCACCGCAACAGCAACAGGCAGCGACCGCCGCGCCGGAACCGAAAAAAGCCACCGGAATTGCCTCTGACTTTGAGACGTTTCTGAAGATGCTCACGGCGCAGGCGCGATATCAGGACCCTTTGGAACCCATTGATTCGACAGAGTACTCTGCGCAGCTGGCACAGTTTTCCATGGTCGAGCAGCAGGTTCAGGGCAATGAGGTTCTGGAAGGTATCCAGGCCCAATTGGGTCTCGCCAATATGGCAGCTATGTCGGGCTGGGTCGGTATGGAAACCCGGTCTGCGGCGCCTGCCTATTTTGACGGGACCAATCCTGTCACCGTGTCGCCCAATCCAGCCCAGATCGCGGACACTGTTCACCTGGTGGTCAAGGATGATAGCGGAAAGGAAGTTCAGCGGATCAGCCTACCGGTCACTGCCGAGCCGTATCAGTGGCAGGGTATTGACGATGACGGGTACGCGTTTGATGCTGGCAGCTATAGTTTCACGCTGGAAAGCCAGAAAAACGGTGAAATCGTTCTCTCCGATACTGCTGAGACCTATACAAGGGTGAAAGAAACTCAGATGCGGGGCAACGAAGTGGCCTTGATCCTTGAGGGCGGCTCGGCGATTTTGGCGTCATCGGTGACAGCATTGCGTGAACCTACGGCACCTGCAGTCTGA
- a CDS encoding glycosyltransferase family 2 protein — translation MRLRRKRRILRAMRKSRELSSVQDQTDQIRPGDILLVTTLRNEQIRLPYFLDYYRKLGVNHFLVVDNGSVDGTREYLQGQPDVSVWHTVASYKRAGFGIDWMNHLKRRYAHGHWVLVVDPDELFIYPFCDSRPLRALTDWLDNSAIRSFSAMLIDVYPKGKLDAVPYRAGQDPLEIANWFDSGNYSIKRNPIYGNLWIQGGPRARVFFADQPKKAPALNKIPLVKWDRRYTYVSSTHALLPRGLNQVYETDGGEKASGALLHTKFLHTFVTKAEEEMLREQHYAGSAEYKAYAKAVEDQPELWCKWSEKYINWRQLEILGLMSKGNWA, via the coding sequence ATGCGGCTGCGGCGGAAACGCCGGATCCTGCGTGCCATGCGCAAGTCCCGCGAATTGTCATCGGTTCAGGATCAGACCGATCAGATCCGGCCCGGTGACATACTGCTGGTGACAACCCTGCGCAATGAACAGATCCGGCTGCCATATTTCCTCGATTACTATCGCAAACTGGGCGTCAATCATTTCCTCGTCGTAGACAATGGATCGGTCGACGGAACGCGCGAATATCTGCAAGGCCAGCCCGATGTCTCGGTCTGGCACACAGTGGCCAGTTACAAGCGTGCCGGTTTCGGCATTGATTGGATGAACCATCTGAAACGTCGCTACGCCCATGGTCACTGGGTGCTGGTCGTCGACCCGGATGAGCTGTTCATCTACCCGTTCTGCGACAGTCGTCCGCTGCGGGCACTGACCGACTGGCTCGACAATTCTGCGATCCGTAGTTTCTCGGCCATGCTGATTGACGTCTATCCAAAAGGGAAACTGGATGCCGTTCCCTATCGCGCCGGACAGGATCCGCTCGAAATCGCCAATTGGTTCGACAGCGGCAACTACTCGATCAAGCGCAATCCGATCTATGGCAACCTGTGGATCCAGGGAGGGCCGCGGGCGCGTGTGTTTTTTGCCGATCAACCAAAGAAAGCACCGGCGCTGAACAAGATCCCGCTGGTGAAATGGGATCGCCGCTATACCTATGTCAGCTCGACCCATGCCTTGCTGCCACGCGGCCTCAATCAGGTCTATGAAACGGATGGTGGCGAAAAGGCCAGCGGCGCCTTGCTGCACACAAAATTCCTCCACACGTTTGTGACCAAGGCCGAGGAAGAGATGCTGCGTGAACAGCATTATGCGGGATCGGCCGAATACAAAGCCTACGCCAAGGCCGTAGAGGATCAGCCAGAACTCTGGTGCAAGTGGAGCGAGAAATACATCAACTGGCGCCAGCTGGAGATTCTTGGCCTGATGTCCAAGGGCAACTGGGCATGA
- the hpf gene encoding ribosome hibernation-promoting factor, HPF/YfiA family, with product MRYQISGKQIDIGEALQSHVQSELGVAVAKYAERPTDANVVFSRSAHEYVCETTVHLSTGLTAQAKAHATEIYAAFEDCCEKMEKQLRRYKRRLKDHHRDRSEPVELFGASSYILASEDAGTESEPESLQPIIVAEMETQIPSLSVGEAVMQMELAGAPVLVFRKEGKDGLNVVYRREDGNIGWIDP from the coding sequence ATGCGTTACCAAATCAGCGGAAAACAGATCGACATTGGCGAAGCGTTGCAGTCCCATGTGCAATCGGAGCTTGGCGTGGCGGTCGCGAAATATGCTGAACGCCCGACGGACGCCAATGTCGTCTTCTCGCGGTCTGCGCATGAATATGTTTGTGAAACGACCGTGCACCTGTCCACTGGTCTGACCGCGCAAGCAAAAGCGCATGCCACTGAAATCTATGCCGCATTTGAGGATTGCTGCGAAAAGATGGAGAAGCAGCTGCGTCGCTACAAGCGTCGGCTGAAGGACCATCACCGTGATCGGAGCGAGCCGGTTGAACTCTTCGGCGCAAGCTCTTATATCCTCGCCTCTGAAGACGCCGGCACCGAGTCTGAACCAGAATCATTGCAGCCTATCATCGTCGCCGAGATGGAAACACAAATTCCATCCCTTTCGGTTGGTGAGGCCGTGATGCAAATGGAACTGGCAGGCGCCCCGGTTCTGGTGTTTCGCAAAGAAGGCAAGGACGGCCTGAACGTCGTCTATCGTCGTGAAGACGGGAATATCGGGTGGATCGATCCGTAA
- the lptB gene encoding LPS export ABC transporter ATP-binding protein, with protein MAAPALTVTDGSSGLRIEKLRKSYSKKVVIRDVSMSLDRGEVVALLGPNGSGKTTSFYAIAGLVFPEAGSVTIDGQNATTLPMYRRARMGIGYLPQEMSIFRGLSVEDNISSVLDIAVKHAHKRRERLEELLSDFSIEHLRRAPALALSGGERRRVEIARCLAADPKYLLLDEPFAGVDPISVGDIRHLVGDLKKRGIGVLITDHNVRETLEIVDRAYILHDGKVLMSGTPSEVVENENVRRVYLGDNFRIS; from the coding sequence ATGGCCGCGCCCGCATTGACAGTCACCGACGGCAGCTCAGGTCTGCGCATCGAAAAGCTGCGTAAATCCTACAGCAAGAAGGTCGTCATCCGCGACGTCTCCATGTCATTGGACCGGGGCGAGGTCGTTGCACTGCTTGGGCCGAACGGCTCAGGTAAAACCACCAGCTTCTACGCGATTGCTGGTCTGGTATTCCCTGAGGCTGGCTCGGTTACCATCGATGGGCAGAATGCAACCACGCTGCCGATGTACCGTCGCGCGCGCATGGGCATTGGCTACCTGCCGCAGGAAATGTCGATCTTTCGCGGCCTGTCGGTGGAAGATAATATCTCCTCCGTGCTCGATATTGCGGTGAAACACGCCCACAAACGCCGCGAGCGTCTGGAAGAACTGCTGTCTGACTTCTCGATTGAGCATCTGCGCCGGGCGCCGGCGCTGGCGCTGTCTGGTGGTGAGCGTCGCCGCGTCGAAATCGCCCGCTGTCTGGCTGCGGATCCGAAATATCTGCTTCTTGATGAACCTTTTGCCGGGGTCGACCCGATCTCGGTCGGGGATATTCGCCATCTGGTTGGTGATCTGAAAAAACGCGGTATCGGCGTGCTGATCACCGACCACAATGTCCGCGAAACACTGGAGATCGTGGACCGCGCCTATATCCTGCATGATGGCAAGGTGCTGATGTCCGGCACACCGTCCGAAGTGGTCGAAAACGAAAATGTGCGCCGCGTCTATCTCGGGGACAATTTTCGGATCTCTTGA
- a CDS encoding PTS sugar transporter subunit IIA: MQISNILKPEAVRVFGAASSKKRLFQEIADVAQLAYGLPAQPTVEALLDRESLGPTGVGHGVALPHARLDGLDKVVSVFLLLETPLEFGAVDRQPIDIAFALFAPEDAGVEHLKALALVSRTLREQSFCTKLRANPDPATLHTILTEDQSVQAA; this comes from the coding sequence ATGCAGATCTCTAACATCCTGAAGCCTGAGGCCGTACGTGTCTTTGGCGCTGCATCCAGCAAGAAGCGTCTGTTTCAAGAAATTGCAGATGTTGCTCAACTCGCCTACGGGCTCCCGGCGCAACCAACGGTCGAGGCTTTGCTGGATCGCGAAAGCCTTGGCCCCACCGGTGTGGGGCACGGTGTTGCCCTGCCACACGCGCGCCTTGATGGTCTGGACAAGGTTGTCAGTGTATTCCTGCTGCTGGAGACACCGCTGGAATTTGGTGCGGTGGATCGCCAGCCGATTGATATCGCCTTCGCGCTCTTTGCACCGGAGGATGCCGGCGTTGAACATCTCAAAGCGCTGGCACTGGTATCGCGCACGCTTCGTGAACAGAGCTTTTGCACCAAGCTGCGGGCCAACCCTGACCCGGCGACGCTTCATACCATCCTGACCGAGGATCAGTCGGTTCAGGCGGCCTGA
- a CDS encoding phosphotransferase, translated as MVTQTIATEPDLQHHRTQFETRFLAHLAGLGLSDAAPCPLLGGRSNRVWRLGGIVVKLYGRGNANPLFANDPSREQAALSALYRTGMVPSPLAAGQFEGRDWLAYQHSPGVTWSSGTTHVAELLGRLHTQPVIPDLPNGISGSAEIAAQTRTILGHCRMGNDLLRIAPTRPVAPLGVPSLIHGDPVPGNIVTCDGQLTLIDWQCPQIGDPAEDIALFLSPAMQQVYRGAPLSAVEEAAFLAAYPDPQVVARYLELKPWFHWRMVAYCRWRDERDGEADSRAYRLERAALDACLAAA; from the coding sequence GTGGTAACACAGACCATAGCGACGGAGCCTGACCTGCAACACCATCGGACACAGTTCGAAACACGTTTTCTTGCGCATCTCGCTGGCCTCGGCCTGAGCGACGCTGCGCCATGTCCGCTGCTGGGCGGTCGCTCCAACCGGGTCTGGCGGTTGGGCGGTATTGTTGTGAAGCTCTATGGCAGAGGCAATGCCAACCCGCTGTTTGCCAATGATCCCTCACGCGAGCAGGCGGCACTCAGCGCGCTTTACCGCACTGGCATGGTGCCGTCTCCGCTGGCCGCGGGTCAGTTCGAAGGGCGCGACTGGCTGGCCTATCAACACTCGCCCGGGGTGACCTGGTCATCCGGTACCACCCATGTGGCAGAACTGCTGGGACGTCTGCACACACAGCCTGTCATTCCAGATCTACCAAACGGCATATCCGGCAGCGCAGAGATTGCCGCCCAGACCCGCACCATTCTGGGCCATTGTCGCATGGGCAATGACCTGTTGCGAATTGCACCCACGAGACCTGTCGCACCGCTTGGCGTCCCTAGCCTCATCCACGGGGATCCGGTTCCTGGCAACATAGTGACCTGCGATGGGCAGCTGACATTGATCGACTGGCAATGCCCACAGATCGGGGATCCGGCGGAGGACATCGCGCTATTCCTGTCTCCGGCAATGCAGCAGGTCTATCGCGGTGCACCGTTATCGGCAGTTGAGGAGGCGGCATTCCTGGCGGCCTACCCTGATCCGCAGGTCGTGGCGCGCTACCTGGAGTTGAAACCTTGGTTCCACTGGCGTATGGTGGCCTATTGCCGGTGGCGCGACGAACGCGACGGTGAGGCGGACAGCCGCGCCTATCGGCTGGAACGGGCGGCTCTGGACGCGTGCCTCGCAGCCGCCTGA
- a CDS encoding nodulation protein NodH, whose amino-acid sequence MTQDFDYFVVFAEMRTGSNFLEANLNALEGVTCHGEAFNPYFISYPNREATLGWTQAQRDSDVLGFLSQIRDAEGALNGFRYFHDHDPRILDALLDDPRCAKIILTRNPADSYVSHKIARSTGQWKLTNVKRRKDGLATVDAEEFAHHVAELQGFQLTLLNRLQRSGQTAFYLAYEDLQDLEVINGLAKWLGVDARLAQLDDSLKPQNPAALEEKVANPSELDRAMARLDRFNLSRTPNFEPRRGPAVPDYIAGQQLPLLYLPISGGPTDVIRSWMAGQEPDGDGALIEGMNQKQLRQWKRGHPGFRSLTVLRHPAARLHHVFCTRILGSETGTLRQIRNLLRKQFKVPLPKDPAHGSYTREQHRTAFASFVEVIGANLSGQTGFRTDACWATQAQTIAGFSAVQSPDLILREEDLATTLPDLARWLGQSKASSPDAPGVDQPYSLQDIYDDTLEAQIATVYQRDYILFGFDAWAR is encoded by the coding sequence ATGACCCAAGACTTTGACTACTTTGTTGTGTTTGCGGAGATGCGGACCGGGTCCAATTTTCTCGAAGCCAATCTGAACGCTCTTGAGGGCGTCACCTGTCACGGCGAGGCCTTTAACCCCTATTTTATCAGCTATCCCAACCGCGAGGCGACGCTGGGCTGGACACAAGCACAGCGCGACAGTGACGTTCTGGGATTTCTGTCGCAGATCCGCGACGCCGAGGGCGCGTTGAACGGTTTTCGCTACTTCCACGACCATGACCCGCGCATTCTGGACGCGCTGCTTGACGATCCACGTTGTGCCAAAATCATCCTGACTCGGAACCCGGCAGACAGCTATGTCTCGCATAAGATCGCGCGCAGCACCGGCCAGTGGAAATTGACAAACGTGAAACGCCGCAAGGACGGGCTGGCGACGGTCGATGCGGAGGAATTTGCCCATCACGTTGCCGAGCTGCAGGGTTTTCAGCTTACATTGCTGAACCGGCTGCAAAGGTCTGGCCAGACAGCCTTTTATCTGGCCTATGAGGATCTTCAGGATCTGGAGGTGATCAACGGACTGGCAAAGTGGCTGGGTGTCGATGCCCGGCTGGCGCAGCTTGACGATAGTCTCAAACCGCAAAACCCCGCTGCGCTGGAAGAGAAGGTCGCCAATCCTTCGGAGCTTGACCGTGCGATGGCGCGGCTGGATCGTTTCAACCTCTCTCGGACCCCGAATTTCGAACCTCGGCGCGGCCCGGCAGTGCCTGATTACATCGCGGGGCAGCAGCTGCCGCTATTGTATCTGCCGATCAGCGGTGGTCCGACGGATGTCATACGCAGCTGGATGGCCGGGCAGGAACCAGACGGCGATGGCGCCTTGATTGAGGGGATGAACCAAAAACAGCTGCGGCAATGGAAGCGCGGCCATCCCGGGTTCCGCAGCCTCACCGTTCTGCGTCATCCGGCGGCCCGGCTTCATCATGTCTTTTGCACGCGCATTCTCGGGTCAGAGACAGGAACATTGCGCCAGATCCGTAATCTGCTGCGCAAACAGTTCAAGGTTCCGCTGCCCAAGGACCCTGCACATGGGTCCTATACCCGCGAACAGCATCGAACGGCTTTTGCAAGTTTTGTCGAGGTGATTGGTGCCAATCTTTCAGGGCAGACCGGGTTTCGCACCGATGCCTGCTGGGCCACTCAGGCGCAGACAATTGCGGGGTTTTCAGCTGTTCAATCGCCAGATCTGATCCTACGCGAAGAGGATCTGGCCACGACTTTGCCTGATCTTGCCCGGTGGCTTGGCCAATCCAAAGCCAGCTCCCCGGACGCACCCGGGGTCGACCAGCCGTATAGTCTTCAGGATATTTATGACGACACGCTGGAGGCGCAGATCGCAACTGTCTACCAGCGCGATTACATATTGTTCGGATTTGACGCCTGGGCGCGCTGA
- a CDS encoding flagellar hook-length control protein FliK yields the protein MAETAKSSDSAETAVTEVEELVEQQTSASGASEKANQTVQDGDAEAPIGEARQDTSSEVQISEDPKIVMVQPETTAEQHEVPNAHPAPVVIGQSGSQTDGSSDPDAESGKQAMQSERTVGGASDDQAADLKAASDAAKTAGSAAMIQQSEAGAQAVGDPRNGGLQGAQSETASMPERAAAEANQKLALKGDPTSAEAKADRQLTGDHRTATPEVPGTGAGLNRQPAGTDALAQSTSRTQAEQKTARSLAATAPQSEAAKEAVKPPSAQQTQPVEQQRTATPIPVEAALPPVREKFEARRAASEQIQQNTAAQTAAHIPQGTYSTARFGLGAGALTAAMPSANATSALALDSLTSAEAGGAKVTGGSTGMELPGLAQLLTEATVSPGTVHKPETPRLIANQMAEALAMKGDRNVDVALNPKELGHVNMRVSVTDTGVSVMIQTERAETGDLMRRHINELADEFRRMGFEDISFQFSGGETSNQGGGHDASHTPAGRSAGRGEEEMADLPVEPMTQSLNLGEVGLDMRM from the coding sequence ATGGCAGAGACTGCAAAATCTTCGGATAGCGCAGAAACCGCGGTGACCGAGGTTGAGGAACTCGTAGAACAGCAGACCTCAGCGTCCGGCGCTTCGGAAAAAGCGAATCAAACCGTACAGGATGGTGACGCAGAGGCGCCCATCGGCGAAGCCCGGCAAGATACGTCGAGCGAAGTACAGATTTCTGAAGACCCCAAAATCGTGATGGTTCAGCCGGAAACGACAGCTGAACAGCATGAGGTGCCCAACGCGCATCCTGCGCCGGTGGTGATCGGCCAGAGCGGCAGTCAGACCGATGGATCATCTGATCCCGATGCCGAAAGCGGCAAGCAGGCGATGCAATCCGAAAGAACGGTTGGCGGCGCGTCGGATGATCAGGCTGCTGACCTTAAAGCAGCCTCGGATGCTGCAAAAACTGCCGGATCCGCTGCGATGATCCAACAATCTGAAGCTGGGGCACAGGCGGTGGGTGATCCCCGCAACGGAGGGCTTCAAGGGGCGCAGTCTGAGACAGCCAGCATGCCGGAACGCGCCGCAGCAGAGGCGAATCAAAAGCTTGCGCTGAAAGGCGATCCGACGAGCGCCGAAGCCAAGGCGGATCGACAATTGACCGGTGATCACCGCACAGCGACGCCCGAGGTGCCTGGCACCGGTGCAGGATTGAACCGCCAGCCTGCAGGCACTGATGCCCTTGCGCAGTCCACATCACGTACTCAGGCGGAACAAAAAACCGCGCGGTCGCTGGCTGCAACTGCACCGCAGTCTGAAGCGGCAAAGGAGGCGGTTAAACCCCCTTCGGCGCAGCAGACCCAGCCCGTCGAGCAACAGCGGACGGCAACACCGATCCCGGTAGAGGCAGCACTGCCGCCCGTACGAGAGAAATTTGAAGCCCGGCGCGCCGCGTCTGAGCAGATACAGCAGAACACAGCCGCTCAGACCGCTGCACATATCCCGCAGGGCACCTATTCGACGGCCCGCTTCGGCCTTGGTGCCGGGGCCCTGACTGCCGCGATGCCTAGCGCCAACGCCACTTCGGCGCTAGCGCTTGATTCGCTGACCTCAGCAGAGGCCGGAGGGGCCAAGGTCACAGGCGGCAGCACAGGAATGGAACTACCAGGCCTGGCGCAATTGCTGACCGAGGCAACCGTGAGCCCGGGAACCGTTCACAAGCCGGAAACCCCTCGTCTGATTGCGAATCAGATGGCCGAAGCCCTCGCGATGAAAGGGGATCGCAACGTTGACGTTGCTCTAAATCCCAAGGAGCTGGGGCATGTGAATATGCGTGTTTCAGTCACGGATACCGGCGTCAGCGTCATGATCCAGACCGAACGCGCCGAAACCGGCGATCTGATGCGCCGCCATATCAACGAACTGGCAGATGAATTCCGGCGCATGGGATTTGAGGATATCTCGTTCCAGTTCTCAGGCGGTGAGACCTCCAATCAGGGCGGTGGCCATGACGCCTCCCATACCCCAGCGGGTCGATCCGCAGGGCGTGGCGAGGAAGAGATGGCCGATCTCCCCGTAGAACCGATGACACAATCACTCAACCTCGGTGAGGTTGGGCTTGATATGAGGATGTAA
- the lptC gene encoding LPS export ABC transporter periplasmic protein LptC, whose protein sequence is MDGYSRLVAYLKVLLPLMALALMSTMFLISRGVETDAVIPFAQEDLKDRTRGQQITAPFFSGTTAQGDEIMVTAALARPGGPDAPATAVNLEAEIRMTSGGRFLLSSDTGALRPDKNMANFRGDVEILSSDGLRVITQELNAALNGVQADSPGPVQASGAMGDLTAGAMQIDTKTEGGPVHMVFNKGVKLLYDPQQSER, encoded by the coding sequence ATGGATGGCTATTCCCGCCTTGTGGCCTATCTGAAGGTCTTGCTGCCGCTGATGGCCCTGGCGCTGATGTCGACCATGTTCCTGATTTCGCGCGGCGTCGAAACAGATGCGGTGATCCCCTTCGCCCAAGAAGATCTTAAGGATCGCACCCGCGGACAGCAGATCACCGCGCCGTTCTTTTCGGGAACCACCGCGCAGGGTGATGAAATCATGGTAACCGCCGCCCTGGCTCGCCCGGGTGGCCCAGACGCGCCAGCAACCGCGGTGAACCTCGAAGCCGAGATCAGGATGACCAGTGGCGGCCGCTTCCTGCTGAGTTCGGACACAGGCGCCTTGCGCCCGGATAAGAATATGGCAAACTTTCGCGGCGATGTTGAAATCCTGTCGAGCGACGGTTTGCGGGTCATCACGCAGGAATTAAACGCCGCTCTCAATGGTGTGCAGGCGGACAGCCCAGGACCCGTTCAGGCCAGTGGTGCGATGGGCGATCTGACCGCAGGTGCCATGCAGATCGACACAAAAACCGAGGGCGGGCCGGTACATATGGTTTTCAACAAAGGGGTCAAGCTGCTATATGACCCGCAACAATCAGAAAGATAA
- a CDS encoding DUF5927 domain-containing protein, with the protein MSTVGIVLLVHTALDRAEQVARHWVAGGCPVVLHVDKKVPQATFSAFKAAFAGDPMVRFSRRHRCEWGTWGIVAASQSASGLMLAKYPSVRHVFLASGSCLPLRPVSDLVDYLAARPRTDFIESATTADVPWIVGGLDVERFTLRFPFSWKKRRYLFDKYVSLQRKLGIKRRIPDGLVPHMGSQWWCLTRQTLSAILEDPDRPRYDRYFRKVWIPDESYYQTLVRLYSSNIESRSLTLSKFDFQGKPHNFYDDHLQLLRRSDCFVARKIWPHADRLYSTFLGDQPDLMKTSEPNPGKIDRIFSKAVERRTRGRPGLYMQSRLPANGLENGITCNPYSMFQGFTELFENFEEWLTQVTGAKVHGHLFAPERVEFADCQTLMNGGLSDSAKLRDYHPKGFLTNLIWNTRGERQCFQFGPQDNQSINWLVARDPNAQVSVISGAWAVPLFRSNRNFSDLRREAARLQQIEAKHIEILRSKYVKARVRIWSMAEFVESPMEPLQTILDEFGAQAQRHLTTAPRMVDLAGFGQFLQNLKNQGMHPYLMGDFPAEQGPLNMPKTPRKPYLVQ; encoded by the coding sequence ATGAGCACGGTTGGCATCGTCTTGCTGGTCCATACGGCACTGGACCGGGCCGAACAGGTCGCGCGCCATTGGGTCGCAGGCGGGTGCCCCGTTGTTCTGCACGTTGATAAGAAGGTCCCTCAGGCAACATTTTCTGCCTTCAAGGCCGCATTTGCAGGTGATCCAATGGTGCGGTTCTCGCGGCGGCATCGCTGCGAATGGGGGACCTGGGGCATCGTTGCAGCCTCTCAATCCGCATCCGGGCTGATGCTGGCAAAATATCCCTCGGTGCGGCATGTGTTTCTTGCTTCCGGGTCCTGCCTGCCGCTGCGCCCGGTGTCTGACCTGGTGGACTATCTTGCCGCCCGGCCCCGCACCGACTTCATCGAAAGCGCGACCACTGCCGATGTGCCATGGATTGTCGGCGGGCTAGATGTGGAACGGTTCACGCTGCGCTTTCCCTTCTCGTGGAAGAAACGCCGATACCTTTTTGACAAATATGTCTCGCTTCAGCGCAAGCTGGGCATCAAGCGCAGGATCCCCGACGGGCTGGTGCCTCATATGGGCAGTCAGTGGTGGTGCCTGACGCGGCAGACACTCTCGGCGATTCTGGAAGACCCAGACCGGCCGCGCTACGACCGGTATTTTCGCAAGGTCTGGATCCCGGATGAGAGCTATTACCAAACCCTCGTTCGGCTCTATTCCAGCAATATCGAAAGCCGGTCACTGACCCTGTCCAAGTTCGATTTTCAGGGCAAGCCGCATAATTTCTACGACGACCATCTGCAACTGCTGCGCCGGTCCGACTGCTTTGTCGCGCGGAAAATCTGGCCTCATGCGGATCGGCTCTATTCGACGTTTCTGGGCGATCAGCCGGATCTGATGAAAACCTCGGAACCCAATCCGGGCAAGATAGACCGGATTTTCTCCAAGGCGGTTGAGCGGCGCACCCGCGGTCGTCCCGGCCTTTATATGCAAAGCCGCCTTCCGGCCAACGGGCTGGAGAATGGCATCACCTGCAACCCCTACTCGATGTTTCAGGGTTTTACAGAGCTGTTCGAGAATTTTGAGGAGTGGTTGACCCAGGTCACCGGCGCAAAGGTTCATGGGCATCTTTTTGCCCCCGAGCGGGTGGAATTTGCTGACTGCCAGACGCTGATGAACGGCGGTCTGAGCGACAGTGCCAAGCTACGGGATTATCATCCCAAGGGGTTTCTGACCAATCTGATCTGGAACACCCGTGGTGAACGGCAATGTTTCCAGTTTGGACCGCAGGACAATCAGAGTATCAATTGGCTGGTAGCGCGCGACCCCAATGCACAGGTTTCGGTGATTTCCGGTGCCTGGGCGGTGCCCCTGTTCCGGTCCAACAGGAATTTCTCCGACCTGCGACGTGAAGCGGCACGATTGCAGCAGATCGAGGCAAAACATATCGAAATTCTCCGCTCCAAATACGTAAAGGCGCGTGTGCGGATCTGGTCGATGGCCGAATTTGTCGAATCTCCGATGGAGCCCCTACAGACCATTCTGGATGAATTCGGAGCACAGGCGCAGCGCCATCTGACGACGGCGCCAAGGATGGTGGATCTGGCGGGATTTGGTCAGTTTCTGCAAAATCTAAAGAACCAGGGGATGCACCCTTATCTGATGGGCGATTTCCCGGCGGAACAGGGGCCGTTGAACATGCCGAAGACGCCGCGCAAACCCTATTTGGTGCAATAG
- a CDS encoding LptA/OstA family protein: MFCLPVALFSTGVSAQSASIAFGSIKADPSQPVEVTAETLDVNQADGSARFVGDVVIVQGVMRLSADNVLVIYKQDETGKTGVDRLEATGNVILVNGPDAAEAERAEYTIDSGTVVMTGNVLLSQSTGTLTSNRLVVNLTTGTASLSGRVKTILNGGGD, translated from the coding sequence ATGTTCTGCCTGCCGGTCGCCCTGTTCTCAACGGGGGTGTCGGCGCAGTCCGCGTCCATCGCATTCGGCTCGATCAAGGCTGATCCGTCGCAACCGGTGGAAGTCACCGCAGAGACATTGGACGTGAATCAGGCTGACGGGTCAGCTCGGTTTGTCGGCGACGTTGTGATCGTTCAGGGTGTTATGCGATTGTCGGCCGACAACGTTCTGGTGATCTACAAGCAGGACGAAACTGGCAAAACAGGCGTCGACCGGCTGGAAGCCACCGGCAATGTCATCCTTGTAAACGGTCCCGACGCGGCAGAGGCGGAGAGAGCCGAATACACCATCGACTCCGGAACCGTGGTGATGACGGGCAATGTCTTGCTCAGTCAGTCCACCGGGACGCTGACGTCCAATCGCCTTGTTGTGAATCTGACTACTGGCACCGCCAGCCTGTCTGGCCGGGTGAAAACCATTCTGAATGGCGGCGGCGACTGA